GTGAAAATCTCCCATAACGTCGTACTGCTGCATTATTTCTTCCATCGTTTCTTCTTTTACCGGTGTTTCTGCACCTTCTCTGTTAAGAAGCTCGTCAACCATACCCAACATCCTCCTGCTTACATCTTGTTTAATTTTTGTATCAATTCTTTTATCAGCCAATCAGGCGTACTGCCGCCGGCTGCAATGCCAATGCTTTCCTTTTTTAGCAACCACTCCTTATCAAGCTCACCCGCATGTTCTATCCATTTTGTTGGTACTCCCGCATCATCTGTAATTTCCACAAGTTTACGGGTGTTAGCACTGTCACGGCCACCAAGAACGAGCATTCCGTCTACTTTTGAAGCTAAACGGGAAACTGATTCTTGACGTTCTAGCGTTGCTTTACAAATTGTATTATATACCTTTATTTCAGGAGATATAGAAATAAAGGATGCAACCAGAGAAACAAAAGAGGATACTCTTTGAGTAGTTTGACTCAATATTCCACATTTTTTCCCAGTTAAATACTTGGGTATCTTATCAGAATCAGAAATTACAATAGCTTTACCTTCTACATAGCCAACTATTGCTTTAACTTCTGGGTGATCAGCATCACCTAATATTACCACTATATATCCTTCCTTGGAAAGAGTTCTTGCTCTTTCTTGAGCAGTTTTTACAAACGGGCATGTTCCATCTACTAAAAATGAACTACGTTGTTTAATTGTGTTATAAATTTCAGGTGTCACACCATGAGCACGAATAAAGGCAACAGCACCATATGGTATGTCTTTAGGATCGTTCACAACTATTAATCCAAGTTTATTTAAGCGTTTAATTTCCTGTTCATTATGAATAGGACTACCTAAAGAATATACTCTATCTGTTTTATTGAGTTCATCTTCTAGTGTTGAAATCGCTCTTTTAACTCCAAAGCAAAGCCCAGTGGGATTTGCAATATAAATTTTCATAATTTAATAATCCTCATTGACCTATATGTTCTTTCGTTTTATTTAAAATATCATCAAGCGTTTTAGTAGTTGTGCTAGTATCTAAATCGAACCAATGTATGGGTTCAAAATGTTTAAACCATGTCATTTGCTTGCGGGAGAAAGTTTTTGTATGTTTTATATCGTCATAAATTGCTTCTGAAAAAGAACAATGACTATTAAAAAAATTTATTAACTCTCTATACCCAAAACCTTGTAATGCTGATAATTTAGGTGAATATCCATTATTTAATAACCATTTAACTTCTTCTGGATATCCGCTTGCAAACTGTATTTTTACTCGCTGTTCAATATTTTTGTATAAAATTTTTCTAGAACGAATTAAACCTATATATAAAATATCATAAAGAGAATCTGTTTTTTTTTGATTTTTATACCACCAAGAAGCACTTTTATTAGTTATTCTATAAATTTCGAGACCTCTCATTATTCTCGTCGTGTCGTTTGGATGAATCCTAGCCGCCAATGCAGTGTCAATTTTTTTTAATTCTGTATATAAAGAAAACAAACCCTTAGAGTCTATTTCCTCTTCAAGCTCTTTTCTTACTGTTAAATCCTTTGGCAAATCTTTTGATAAGGCACCTGTGAGAGCTTTGTAGTAAAAGGGTGTTCCGCCTACAAGTAATGGAGTTTTTTTTCTTTTGCTTATTCTTTTTATTGCGTCAGTTGCATCTCTAGAAAAGTCTGCAGCTGAATATACTTGATCTGGATCAACTATATCTATCAGATGATGAGGTATTTCTCTTCTAATGCCTTGATCTACTTTATCTGTACCAATGTTCAAATAGCGGTAAACTTGCCTTGAATCAACAGAAATAACTTCAGCATTTATTCGCTTGGCAAGCTCTAAGCTAATTTGTGTTTTACCAACAGCTGTAGGTCCTATAATCGCAATAAGTTTTTTCTTGTTTTTCATCTATTAAACCAGCCTTCTATCTTTTTATTTTCAAAAATTATTATTGAAGGCCTTCCATGAGGACAAGAAAAAGGATCTTTAATACTTCCAAGTTGTTCTAAAAGAGATAAGGCTTCTTCTCTAGTAAATACTTGTCCTAACTTGACCGCATCCCTACATGCTAAGCGTGCCATTCTCCACCAAACTTCCATGTCTCTTTTCTCCGGTGCACATTCAAGATCAATCCCCTTTAGCACAGAACGCAACATTTCAATAGGTGCGATATGTCCTTTGCCACGTATCAAAGGTACCCCTACTAATTTATTCTTACTTATTTCAAAACCATATAATAACAATTCGTTTGTTCTTGATGTAATTTCGGGCAGTAATGCTTCGGGAATATCTTGAGGTATAGTTAGTTTTTGTATCTCAATGGTCTCATTAAAATTACTTACAATTTCTTCGTACAATATTTTTTCATGAGCTGCATGTGGATCTATAATAGCGAGTGCTCCAGGAAAATCAAAAAGAAGAAAACCTCTTGCTGTCTGCCCTATATAGTTTTTGTCTGCTGTAAAAGACCAATAGGAAGAGGTGTCATTTGATTTGTTTAATTGTATCTGTGATGAATATGATTTTTGCGTGTATACGCTGCTTGGTTGAATTTCGCTGTTAATATCAGATGTAAAAAAAGAGGTATTTGTGTTGAAGTTTGATGCAAATCTATCGTAATTAGTTGACAGCCCTTCAATGCTTATTGGTTTTATTAACTTAATGTCCTTATCCATAGAATATCGATCTAGAAATATATTTTTTGTACAAGAGTGAACAGCTTTAAAAATCTCCTGTGTATTGCGAAAGCGTACTTCTTCTTTTGTTGGATGCACATTAACATCTATCTCTGTAGGTGGGATATCAATTAAAACTAACCACTCTCCATAAGCCACTGAGTCTCCCGAACAAATAGCAGCTCTGACGGTCACATCTTGTACCTTGCGTTTATTTACAAAAAGAGAAATTATCACTCTTCTGCTATCAGGTATTGGATTCCACCAGGCTTTAACTTCTACCATATTAAGTTGGGCTTTAGAGCTATATATTTGAGTGTCATCCCCCCATCTTTTTCTTAAGGCAAGAAGAGTGTCTTTAACTGGTATGTGTTCTAATATAATTTTATTATCTGAATATATTCTAAAAGTTTTTTCGGGATGTATTAGCGCATAGTCATTTACTGTTTGGATAACCCTACGTAATTCAGCTGATGCTGATTTTAAAAATTTTCGTCGTACAGGAAGGTTAAAAAAAAGATCATCCACTTGTATTCGTGTGCCAGGCTTACAAGGAATTAAAGAGTGAAGTATAACTTTTCCAGCTTCAGTTCTTATTACTCCTCCCTCATCTATATTCGCCTTTCTAGATCTTATTTCCATGCGACTTACACTTGCAATGCTTGCTAAAGCTTCACCTCTGTAGCCCAATGTCGATATGTTTTCTAGATCATCCAATTTCTCAATTTTGCTTGTTGCATAACGTTCCAATGCAAGCGGTAGCTCTTCAAAAAGTATTCCTACTCCGTCGTCCTCTATTACAAAAGAGTTTTTTCCACCTTGCTCAAGTCGTATTATAATTTCTGTTGCAGAAGCATCTATAGAATTTTCTATCAATTCCTTTGCTACTGAAGAAGGACGTTCTATAACTTCTCCAGCAGCAATTTTCGTTGAAATTTCTAAATCAAGTTTTTTAATTGTCATCAGTTAACGCATCCTTAGTTTTTTCTTTAAGTTTATACAAAAAATCAAGGGCTTCCAATGGAGTTATTGAATCCGGATTAATTGCACATATTTCTTCAAGAATTATG
This is a stretch of genomic DNA from Synergistaceae bacterium. It encodes these proteins:
- the miaA gene encoding tRNA (adenosine(37)-N6)-dimethylallyltransferase MiaA, translated to MKNKKKLIAIIGPTAVGKTQISLELAKRINAEVISVDSRQVYRYLNIGTDKVDQGIRREIPHHLIDIVDPDQVYSAADFSRDATDAIKRISKRKKTPLLVGGTPFYYKALTGALSKDLPKDLTVRKELEEEIDSKGLFSLYTELKKIDTALAARIHPNDTTRIMRGLEIYRITNKSASWWYKNQKKTDSLYDILYIGLIRSRKILYKNIEQRVKIQFASGYPEEVKWLLNNGYSPKLSALQGFGYRELINFFNSHCSFSEAIYDDIKHTKTFSRKQMTWFKHFEPIHWFDLDTSTTTKTLDDILNKTKEHIGQ
- the ispH gene encoding 4-hydroxy-3-methylbut-2-enyl diphosphate reductase yields the protein MKIYIANPTGLCFGVKRAISTLEDELNKTDRVYSLGSPIHNEQEIKRLNKLGLIVVNDPKDIPYGAVAFIRAHGVTPEIYNTIKQRSSFLVDGTCPFVKTAQERARTLSKEGYIVVILGDADHPEVKAIVGYVEGKAIVISDSDKIPKYLTGKKCGILSQTTQRVSSFVSLVASFISISPEIKVYNTICKATLERQESVSRLASKVDGMLVLGGRDSANTRKLVEITDDAGVPTKWIEHAGELDKEWLLKKESIGIAAGGSTPDWLIKELIQKLNKM